One window of Helicobacter winghamensis ATCC BAA-430 genomic DNA carries:
- the uvrC gene encoding excinuclease ABC subunit UvrC, translated as MESNFKPLSQNLLETLKKIPNSSGVYHYFDTQGKLLYVGKAKNLKHRIKSYFRFTPNLAPAPNLSPRITQMVSQIAHLRYIVVENENDALILENSLIKQLKPKYNVLLRDDKTYPYLCVDLQEDFPRILLTRKIFKKQGLRYFGPFSSGARDLLDSIYEIFPLAQKESCKNGKKACLFYQIHRCLAPCEGKISTKDYAKILQNALECVENPKKILAPLEQKMLQLSQNLRFEEALILRDRIAKIKNLTPLSSVDFANLVDLDIFALVCEDKRAVLVKFFMRNGKIISSATQNLKSELGFDSLSIYKQALINHYSNTLPLVPKQILIPFDLGESTQELEYFLQEKVGKKVQIHFPKSGDKKRLCELAIQNGKEILRLEQNDNEEIFNALKTLFCLQNTPYRFEVFDTSHHKGTQCVGAMVVYDGLDFIKESYRHYLLEGKDEYTQMREMLTRRIQDFQKESPPDLWVLDGGAGQINLAKELLESAGVNLEVIGIAKEKIDSKTHRAKGGAKDILRDENLKEYRLSMSDKRLQFLQKLRDEAHRFAITFHQKQKQKTMQHSKLLSIKGIGKAIQNKLLAYFGSFEAIEKADLDELEKVLSKTFAKSVFNALRSFQNNAQH; from the coding sequence ATGGAATCCAATTTTAAGCCCCTATCACAAAACCTACTAGAAACTTTAAAAAAGATTCCAAATTCTAGCGGTGTGTATCATTATTTTGACACGCAAGGCAAGTTGCTTTATGTGGGCAAGGCAAAGAATCTAAAACATCGCATTAAAAGTTATTTTCGTTTCACTCCAAACTTAGCTCCCGCACCAAATTTAAGCCCAAGAATTACGCAAATGGTTAGTCAAATCGCACATTTACGCTATATTGTTGTGGAGAACGAAAATGACGCGCTAATCTTAGAAAACTCCCTAATTAAGCAACTTAAGCCAAAATACAATGTGTTATTGCGCGATGATAAAACTTATCCGTATTTATGCGTGGATTTACAAGAAGATTTTCCGCGCATTTTACTCACTAGAAAAATTTTTAAAAAGCAAGGATTGCGCTATTTTGGACCTTTTTCAAGCGGTGCTAGGGATCTTTTGGATTCCATCTATGAAATTTTCCCACTTGCACAAAAAGAATCGTGCAAAAATGGCAAAAAAGCCTGTCTTTTTTATCAAATCCATCGCTGTTTAGCTCCCTGTGAAGGTAAAATTTCTACCAAAGACTATGCAAAGATTCTCCAAAATGCCTTAGAGTGCGTAGAAAATCCTAAAAAAATCCTAGCACCATTGGAGCAAAAAATGCTTCAACTCTCACAAAATTTACGCTTTGAAGAAGCTCTAATCTTGCGCGATAGGATTGCAAAAATTAAAAACCTAACCCCTTTATCTTCTGTGGATTTTGCAAATTTAGTAGATTTAGATATTTTTGCACTTGTCTGCGAAGATAAACGCGCTGTGCTTGTAAAATTCTTTATGCGTAATGGCAAAATTATCTCAAGTGCGACACAAAATCTTAAAAGTGAATTAGGATTTGATAGTTTAAGCATTTATAAACAGGCACTAATTAACCACTACTCTAACACCCTTCCGCTAGTTCCAAAACAAATTCTAATTCCCTTTGATTTAGGTGAAAGCACGCAAGAGTTGGAATACTTTTTGCAAGAAAAAGTTGGCAAAAAAGTCCAAATCCACTTCCCAAAAAGTGGTGATAAAAAACGCCTATGCGAGCTTGCAATACAGAATGGAAAAGAGATTTTACGCCTAGAACAAAATGATAATGAAGAAATTTTTAACGCCTTAAAAACGCTCTTTTGCCTACAAAATACGCCCTATCGCTTTGAAGTTTTTGATACCTCTCACCACAAAGGCACACAATGCGTTGGAGCAATGGTTGTGTATGATGGCTTGGATTTTATCAAGGAATCTTATCGCCATTATTTACTAGAAGGCAAAGATGAATACACACAAATGCGTGAAATGCTAACACGGCGCATACAAGATTTTCAAAAAGAATCCCCGCCTGATTTATGGGTGCTTGATGGGGGGGCTGGACAGATTAATCTTGCAAAAGAGTTGCTAGAGAGTGCGGGAGTTAATTTAGAAGTTATAGGGATTGCAAAAGAGAAGATTGATAGCAAGACTCACCGCGCAAAAGGCGGTGCAAAAGACATTTTAAGAGATGAAAATTTAAAGGAATATCGCCTAAGTATGAGCGATAAACGCTTGCAATTTTTACAAAAATTGCGCGATGAAGCACATCGCTTTGCAATCACCTTTCACCAAAAGCAAAAGCAAAAAACAATGCAACACTCTAAACTTTTAAGCATTAAAGGCATAGGCAAAGCTATCCAAAACAAGCTCTTAGCCTATTTTGGAAGTTTTGAAGCCATTGAAAAGGCAGACTTAGATGAGCTTGAAAAAGTGCTATCAAAAACCTTTGCTAAATCCGTTTTTAATGCGCTTAGAAGTTTCCAAAATAACGCACAGCACTGA
- the cutA gene encoding divalent cation tolerance protein CutA, translating into MLLQTTTTESNAKLLIEIALQSRLCPCIQQTQIQSSYVWKKDSNFSQIVSEAEVLLNFKVFKKDFKKLKKDLLENHAYELPEIVGIKLYKVSREYKKWCKNAFLDNLE; encoded by the coding sequence ATGTTGCTTCAAACTACAACAACGGAATCTAACGCAAAATTATTAATTGAAATAGCCTTGCAATCACGCTTATGTCCATGCATTCAACAAACACAGATTCAAAGTAGCTATGTGTGGAAAAAGGATTCCAACTTTTCACAAATTGTTAGTGAGGCGGAAGTTTTGCTAAACTTTAAGGTGTTTAAAAAAGACTTTAAGAAGCTTAAAAAAGATCTTTTGGAAAACCACGCTTATGAACTTCCAGAGATTGTTGGAATCAAACTTTATAAGGTTTCTAGGGAATATAAAAAATGGTGTAAAAACGCATTTTTGGATAACTTGGAATAA